From the genome of Hyalangium ruber, one region includes:
- a CDS encoding response regulator transcription factor gives MPARRVLVVEDDPAIRRGVVDALRFQGYVPLEAGTFKDALASATRDSFELLLLDLVLPGGDGLDLLAEARKSRPTLPVIILTARGQEEDRVRGLQLGADDYVVKPFSVKELLARVEAVLRRSAERPLDVEEIRFEGGVVDLRKCELRFADGATELLSEREIELLRYLSLNRERVVSRDELLQRVWRLPSSLGRTRTVDMHVARLRDKLRDDAEEPRILLTVRGKGYRFAGGGPG, from the coding sequence ATGCCCGCCCGTCGCGTACTCGTGGTGGAGGACGACCCGGCCATCCGCCGGGGCGTGGTGGACGCGCTGCGCTTCCAGGGCTACGTGCCGCTGGAGGCGGGGACGTTCAAGGACGCGCTCGCCAGCGCCACGCGGGATAGCTTCGAGCTGCTCCTGCTCGATCTGGTGCTCCCGGGCGGAGATGGCCTGGACCTTCTCGCCGAGGCGCGCAAATCCCGGCCCACGTTGCCAGTCATCATCCTCACGGCGCGGGGCCAGGAGGAGGACCGGGTGCGAGGGCTCCAGCTGGGCGCGGACGACTACGTAGTGAAGCCGTTCAGCGTGAAGGAGCTACTCGCCCGGGTGGAAGCGGTGCTCCGGCGGAGCGCCGAGCGGCCGCTGGACGTAGAGGAGATCCGGTTCGAGGGAGGCGTGGTGGACCTGCGCAAGTGCGAGCTGCGCTTCGCGGATGGAGCAACGGAGCTGCTGTCGGAGCGGGAGATCGAGCTGCTGCGCTACCTCTCGCTCAACCGGGAGCGGGTGGTGTCTCGGGATGAGCTGCTCCAGCGGGTGTGGCGCCTGCCGTCGAGCCTTGGGCGGACAAGGACGGTGGACATGCACGTGGCGCGGTTGCGCGACAAGCTGCGCGATGACGCGGAGGAGCCGCGGATCCTCCTCACGGTGCGAGGCAAGGGCTACCGGTTCGCGGGCGGAGGACCGGGGTGA
- a CDS encoding sensor histidine kinase produces MKRTLPTWIALAACVTLACGALAWLSVTTMRLERAEVRARAEALVEERVRLALWRMDGRLARLLAQESTRSVSAWESFYVPAHAFDQAGKAREPSTTRIASALLYGTTEDVRLHFAFNGSGPLRSPQVPAPEQRPLASSAGTTREQLTRYGALLSELEARMDRKALLELDPGTPSPEVVVAVRQVPQPVAQRADPAPELTQQQNVVEYSRRQMQAFGNAAYLNVPQEAAPTQEKVTVLTADAHEVQVSPMAPVWMGDELLLVRRVVRESGEVEIQGAWLDWPRVRSLLLEEVKDLLPGASLERVVPGTGDLLERRLASLPVRLVPGTVQVEVGGSTPVAWSLAAAWGAVVLALVAVGLLLFGAVSLSERRAAFVSAVTHELRTPLTTFRMYAEMLAEGMVTDEAQRRGYYETLQRESNRLAHLVENVLAYARLERKRAPKAAESVELGAFLQDNLRRSEERTGEAGMSLVLELDEALEAARVYVEPSAAEQVLFNLVDNACKYARGAEDTRVHVYAERRGSRIAVLVSDHGPGVSRVDAKNLFEPFSKSSERAAESAPGVGLGLALSRRLARAMGAELRYEGAPGQGATFALLLRAG; encoded by the coding sequence GTGAAGCGGACGCTGCCCACCTGGATCGCGCTGGCCGCGTGCGTCACGCTCGCCTGTGGCGCGTTGGCGTGGTTGAGCGTCACGACGATGCGGCTCGAACGCGCGGAGGTACGGGCCCGCGCGGAGGCCCTTGTGGAGGAGCGTGTCCGCCTGGCGCTGTGGCGCATGGATGGCCGGCTCGCGAGACTCCTGGCCCAGGAGAGCACTCGTTCCGTGAGTGCATGGGAGTCGTTCTACGTCCCCGCCCACGCGTTCGATCAGGCGGGAAAGGCACGAGAGCCCTCGACGACCCGGATCGCCTCCGCGCTGCTGTACGGGACGACCGAGGACGTGCGGCTGCACTTCGCGTTCAATGGGAGTGGTCCGCTGCGCTCGCCCCAGGTTCCCGCACCCGAGCAGCGCCCGCTGGCCTCCTCCGCGGGAACCACGCGCGAGCAGCTCACGCGGTATGGCGCGCTCCTCTCCGAGCTGGAGGCGAGAATGGATCGCAAGGCGCTGCTAGAGCTCGATCCGGGGACTCCCTCTCCTGAGGTGGTCGTCGCGGTACGTCAGGTCCCGCAGCCCGTGGCTCAGCGGGCAGACCCCGCGCCGGAGTTGACGCAGCAGCAGAACGTCGTCGAGTACAGCCGTCGCCAGATGCAGGCCTTTGGAAACGCGGCCTACCTCAACGTGCCTCAGGAAGCGGCTCCCACCCAAGAGAAGGTCACGGTGCTGACCGCGGACGCGCACGAGGTGCAGGTCTCGCCCATGGCGCCGGTGTGGATGGGGGACGAGCTCCTGCTGGTTCGCCGGGTCGTTCGGGAGTCCGGGGAGGTGGAGATTCAGGGCGCGTGGTTGGACTGGCCGCGGGTGCGTTCCCTGCTCCTGGAAGAGGTGAAGGACCTGCTGCCCGGCGCCTCGCTCGAACGGGTGGTGCCTGGAACGGGAGACCTCCTGGAACGCCGACTGGCCTCGCTTCCGGTGCGGCTCGTGCCTGGAACTGTTCAGGTCGAGGTGGGAGGAAGCACGCCCGTGGCGTGGAGCCTCGCCGCGGCCTGGGGCGCGGTGGTGCTCGCGCTCGTGGCGGTGGGATTGCTGCTGTTCGGCGCCGTCTCGCTAAGTGAGCGCCGGGCCGCCTTCGTCTCCGCCGTGACGCACGAGCTGCGCACCCCGCTCACCACCTTCCGGATGTACGCCGAGATGCTGGCGGAGGGCATGGTGACGGATGAGGCGCAGCGCCGGGGCTACTACGAGACGCTGCAGCGAGAGTCGAACCGGCTGGCGCACCTCGTGGAGAACGTGCTCGCGTATGCGAGGTTGGAGCGCAAGCGGGCGCCGAAGGCAGCGGAGTCGGTGGAGCTCGGCGCATTCCTCCAGGACAACCTGCGTCGCTCCGAGGAGCGGACAGGGGAAGCGGGGATGTCGCTCGTCCTGGAGCTCGATGAGGCGCTCGAGGCCGCGCGGGTATACGTGGAGCCCTCCGCAGCGGAACAGGTGCTCTTCAACCTCGTGGACAACGCGTGCAAGTACGCGCGAGGCGCGGAGGACACCCGGGTTCACGTGTACGCGGAGCGGCGCGGCTCACGCATCGCGGTACTCGTGTCCGACCACGGCCCAGGCGTCTCACGCGTCGATGCGAAGAACCTTTTCGAGCCTTTCTCGAAGTCCTCGGAGCGCGCCGCGGAGTCCGCGCCGGGAGTCGGGTTGGGACTCGCGCTGAGCCGTCGACTTGCCCGTGCCATGGGTGCGGAACTTCGCTACGAAGGGGCGCCAGGGCAGGGGGCCACGTTCGCGCTCCTGCTTCGCGCGGGCTGA
- a CDS encoding VOC family protein, whose product MEQRLSLITLGVADLARSRRFYEQGLGWKRSETGSNENVSFYQLGGIGLSLFSRAALAEDAHLEDTGGGSFGGFTLAHNVRTREEVDALLARAKEAGARILKPAADAFWGGYNGYFADPDGHPWEVAWNPGFPLGPDGSLQLPK is encoded by the coding sequence ATGGAACAGCGACTGAGCCTCATCACTCTCGGAGTGGCGGACCTCGCCCGGAGTCGGCGTTTCTACGAGCAGGGACTTGGGTGGAAGCGCTCGGAAACGGGGAGCAACGAGAACGTTTCCTTCTACCAGTTGGGAGGGATCGGTCTCTCCCTCTTCAGCCGCGCGGCACTCGCCGAGGACGCTCATCTGGAAGATACCGGCGGAGGCTCCTTCGGAGGCTTCACCCTCGCGCACAACGTACGCACCCGCGAGGAGGTGGATGCGCTCCTCGCACGGGCGAAGGAGGCGGGGGCCCGCATCCTGAAGCCCGCGGCGGACGCCTTCTGGGGCGGGTACAACGGCTACTTCGCCGACCCGGATGGCCACCCCTGGGAGGTGGCCTGGAACCCGGGTTTCCCCTTGGGGCCCGACGGCAGCCTGCAGCTCCCGAAGTAA
- the rtcR gene encoding RNA repair transcriptional activator RtcR: protein MAKNARRKTVVIGMLGTTIDQGQGPKRWEKWRPTVALCQQEDLLVDRLELLYPPSAGVLAATVTEDIRQVSPETEVQGAEVGIQNPWDLEQVYGALLDYARSYPFQPEQEDYLVHITTGTHIAQICMFLLVESRHIPARLVQTSPPTGRDKGLGGMGGHTLIDLDLSRYDTLAARFQQEQREGLAFLKAGIDTRNAAFNRIIERIEQVAISSRAPLLITGPTGAGKSQLARRIYALKKTRRQVSGPFVDLNCATLRGDGAMSALFGHVKGAFTGAVGDRPGLLRQANGGVLFLDEIGELGADEQAMLLRALEDKRFLPVGSDKEVESDFQLIAGTNRDLQVDVERGRFREDLLARINLWTFRLPALRERPEDIPPNLLYELDQASQALEMRVTMNKEAQEYFLRFAISPEARWSGNFRDLNAAVLRMGTLASGGRITREDVDEELERLRGQWTKTAPSGAVDLVAEVLGAELASELDRFDRVQLADVISVCRQARSLSEAGRLLFAQSRARKQSTNDADRLRKYLTRFGLGWDDVSRRGAAELS, encoded by the coding sequence ATGGCGAAGAACGCGCGGCGCAAGACGGTGGTCATCGGGATGCTCGGGACGACGATCGACCAGGGGCAGGGACCGAAGCGGTGGGAGAAGTGGCGCCCCACCGTGGCGCTGTGCCAGCAGGAGGACCTGCTGGTGGACCGCCTGGAGCTGCTCTATCCGCCCAGCGCGGGGGTGCTGGCGGCGACGGTGACGGAGGACATCCGCCAGGTGTCACCGGAGACGGAGGTGCAGGGAGCGGAGGTAGGCATCCAGAACCCGTGGGACCTGGAGCAGGTCTACGGAGCCCTGCTCGACTACGCGCGGAGCTACCCGTTCCAGCCCGAGCAGGAGGACTACCTCGTCCACATCACCACCGGGACGCACATCGCGCAGATCTGCATGTTCCTGCTGGTGGAGAGCCGGCACATTCCCGCCCGGCTGGTGCAGACCTCCCCGCCGACGGGACGGGACAAGGGGCTGGGCGGCATGGGCGGGCACACCCTCATCGACCTGGACCTGTCGCGGTACGACACGCTGGCGGCGCGCTTCCAGCAGGAGCAGCGCGAAGGCCTGGCCTTCCTCAAGGCGGGCATCGACACGCGCAACGCCGCGTTCAACCGGATCATCGAGCGAATCGAGCAGGTGGCCATCAGCTCCCGCGCACCGCTGCTCATCACCGGGCCCACGGGGGCGGGCAAGTCACAACTGGCGCGGCGCATCTACGCGCTGAAGAAGACGCGACGGCAGGTGAGCGGGCCATTCGTGGACCTCAACTGCGCCACGCTGCGCGGAGATGGCGCCATGTCCGCGCTGTTCGGCCACGTGAAGGGGGCGTTCACGGGCGCGGTGGGAGACCGGCCGGGGCTGCTGCGGCAGGCGAACGGCGGCGTGCTGTTCCTGGACGAGATTGGCGAGCTGGGCGCGGACGAGCAGGCCATGCTGCTGCGGGCGCTGGAGGACAAGCGCTTCCTGCCCGTCGGCTCGGACAAGGAGGTAGAGAGCGACTTCCAGCTCATCGCCGGCACCAACCGGGACCTGCAAGTGGATGTGGAGCGCGGGCGCTTCCGAGAGGACCTGCTGGCACGCATCAACCTGTGGACCTTCCGGCTGCCGGCCCTACGTGAGCGCCCCGAGGACATTCCTCCCAACCTGCTCTACGAGCTGGATCAGGCCTCCCAGGCGCTGGAGATGCGGGTGACGATGAACAAGGAAGCGCAGGAGTACTTCCTGCGCTTCGCCATATCGCCCGAGGCCCGGTGGAGCGGCAACTTCCGCGACCTGAACGCGGCTGTACTGCGCATGGGCACGCTGGCGTCGGGCGGGCGTATCACCCGGGAGGACGTGGACGAGGAGCTGGAGCGGCTTCGAGGACAGTGGACGAAGACCGCGCCGAGTGGCGCGGTGGATCTCGTGGCGGAGGTGCTCGGAGCCGAGCTGGCCTCCGAGCTGGATCGGTTCGACAGGGTTCAACTCGCGGACGTCATCTCCGTGTGCCGGCAAGCGCGCTCCCTCTCGGAGGCGGGCCGCCTGCTGTTCGCGCAGTCCCGCGCGCGAAAGCAGAGCACCAATGACGCGGACCGGCTGCGCAAGTACCTCACCCGCTTCGGGCTGGGCTGGGACGATGTGTCCAGGCGCGGCGCCGCCGAACTGAGCTGA
- a CDS encoding RtcB family protein, translating to MNRNYEVLSDEAGRPIKAWTVGVPFEDEAKQQLKNLAGLPFIHKWIAAMPDVHRGFGATVGSVVPTVGAVIPAAVGVDIGCGMIAVRTTLRAEQLPDSLAPVRAAIERAVPHGRTDNGGKNDRGAWQEAPKAHQEAWARLKPGYDAIVAKHPRLNRGPDLGHLGTLGTGNHFIELCLDEADAVWVMLHSGSRGVGNRIGSHFIELAKEDMRRFFIRLPDADLAYLPEGTEHFQDYVHAVEWAQDYAATNRQLMLDSVVHALKASQLLPAFALTDAAVNCHHNYVAREHHYGKNCFVTRKGAVRAREGDLGIIPGSMGARSYIVRGKGNAEAFHSCSHGAGRVMSREAAKKRFTLEDHAKATAGIECRKDVDVIDETPGAYKPIDAVMAAQADLVEVVHTLRQVVCVKG from the coding sequence ATGAATCGCAACTACGAGGTGCTGTCGGACGAGGCGGGTCGCCCCATCAAGGCGTGGACGGTTGGCGTCCCCTTCGAGGATGAGGCGAAGCAGCAGCTGAAGAACCTCGCGGGCCTGCCTTTCATTCACAAGTGGATCGCCGCGATGCCGGACGTACACCGCGGCTTCGGCGCGACGGTGGGCTCGGTGGTGCCGACGGTGGGCGCCGTCATCCCCGCGGCGGTGGGTGTGGATATCGGCTGCGGGATGATCGCGGTGCGCACCACGCTGCGCGCCGAGCAGCTGCCGGACTCCCTGGCTCCGGTGCGCGCGGCCATCGAGCGCGCGGTGCCGCACGGCCGTACCGACAACGGCGGGAAGAATGACCGCGGCGCGTGGCAGGAGGCCCCCAAGGCTCACCAGGAGGCGTGGGCGCGCCTGAAGCCCGGCTATGACGCCATCGTGGCGAAGCACCCGCGCCTGAACCGTGGGCCGGACCTGGGTCACCTCGGGACGCTCGGGACGGGGAACCACTTCATCGAGCTGTGCCTGGATGAGGCGGACGCCGTGTGGGTGATGCTGCACAGCGGCTCGCGCGGGGTGGGTAACCGCATCGGGAGCCACTTCATCGAGCTGGCCAAGGAGGACATGCGCCGCTTCTTCATCCGGCTGCCGGACGCGGACCTCGCGTACCTGCCGGAGGGGACGGAGCACTTCCAGGACTACGTCCACGCGGTGGAGTGGGCGCAGGACTACGCGGCCACCAACCGGCAGCTGATGCTGGACTCGGTGGTGCATGCCCTGAAGGCCTCGCAGCTGTTGCCGGCCTTCGCCCTGACGGACGCGGCGGTGAACTGCCACCACAACTACGTGGCCCGTGAGCACCACTATGGGAAGAACTGCTTCGTGACGCGCAAGGGCGCGGTGCGGGCGCGCGAGGGTGACCTCGGCATCATCCCCGGCAGCATGGGGGCGCGTTCCTACATCGTCCGCGGGAAGGGGAACGCAGAGGCCTTCCACTCGTGCAGCCACGGTGCGGGCCGGGTGATGTCGCGTGAGGCGGCGAAGAAGCGCTTCACGCTCGAGGACCACGCCAAGGCGACGGCGGGTATCGAGTGCCGCAAGGACGTGGACGTCATCGACGAGACGCCTGGCGCCTACAAGCCCATCGACGCGGTGATGGCGGCGCAGGCGGACCTGGTGGAAGTGGTCCACACGCTGCGGCAGGTCGTGTGTGTGAAGGGTTAG
- the rtcA gene encoding RNA 3'-terminal phosphate cyclase, protein MVRIDGSKGEGGGQVLRTSLALSLVTGTPFEMVNIRAGRAKPGLLRQHLTAVKAAAEVGAAEVTGAELGSRELTFKPRALSPGNYYFAVGTAGSATLVLQTVLPALMMASGPSTLRLEGGTHNKAAPPFDFLEKAYLPLVRRMGPKVEAVLERHGFFPAGGGKLRVNVDPAPLKPLTLMERGRVTRRQGTALIAQIPFDVAKRELATVEELLKWRPDELRTEELKRSVGPGNVLTLEVESEHVTEVFTSFGERGVRAEDVAGHAAAEAKRYLDAEVPVGEHLCDQLLLLLALAKGGSFRTLPLDGHSETQLHTFAHFLDVKVDVREVSPEVREVEVRP, encoded by the coding sequence ATGGTCCGTATCGACGGTTCGAAGGGAGAGGGCGGAGGCCAGGTGCTGCGCACGTCGCTGGCGCTGTCGCTGGTGACGGGTACGCCGTTCGAGATGGTGAACATCCGGGCGGGGCGCGCGAAGCCGGGGTTGCTGCGCCAGCACCTGACGGCGGTGAAGGCGGCGGCGGAGGTAGGCGCGGCGGAAGTGACGGGCGCGGAGCTGGGCTCGCGGGAGCTGACGTTCAAGCCGCGCGCGCTGTCGCCGGGCAACTACTACTTCGCGGTGGGCACGGCGGGCAGCGCGACGCTGGTGCTGCAGACGGTGCTGCCGGCGCTGATGATGGCGAGCGGCCCGTCCACGCTGAGGCTGGAGGGCGGGACGCACAACAAGGCGGCGCCGCCGTTCGACTTCCTGGAGAAGGCCTACCTGCCGCTGGTGCGGCGCATGGGGCCGAAGGTGGAGGCGGTGCTGGAGCGCCACGGCTTCTTCCCGGCGGGAGGAGGCAAGCTCCGGGTGAACGTGGATCCCGCGCCGCTCAAGCCGCTCACGCTGATGGAGCGGGGAAGGGTGACGCGGCGGCAGGGGACGGCGCTGATTGCGCAGATTCCCTTCGACGTGGCGAAGCGGGAGCTGGCCACGGTAGAGGAGCTGCTGAAGTGGCGGCCGGACGAGCTGCGGACCGAGGAGCTGAAGCGCTCGGTGGGGCCGGGCAACGTGCTGACGCTCGAGGTGGAGAGCGAGCACGTGACGGAGGTGTTCACCAGCTTCGGAGAGCGCGGCGTGCGCGCGGAGGATGTCGCGGGGCACGCGGCGGCGGAGGCGAAGCGTTACCTGGACGCGGAGGTGCCCGTGGGCGAGCACCTGTGCGATCAGCTCCTGCTGCTGCTGGCGCTGGCCAAGGGAGGCTCGTTCCGAACGCTGCCGCTGGACGGGCACTCGGAGACGCAGCTCCACACCTTCGCGCACTTCCTGGACGTCAAGGTGGACGTCCGGGAAGTGTCGCCCGAGGTTCGGGAGGTGGAGGTTCGGCCTTAG
- the fghA gene encoding S-formylglutathione hydrolase, with amino-acid sequence MTVPLTLISEHRSFGGTVAFYRHASEACGGEMRFGVYVPPQAAKGPVPVLYYLAGLTCTEETFLAKGGAQRMASELGLMLVAPDTSPRGAGFPGEDASWDFGVGAGFYLDATQAPWSSRYRMFTYVTRELPALVAAHLPARADREGIFGHSMGGHGALICALRQPGRYRSVSAFAPIGAPMQCPWGQKAFGGYLGPDTQTWREWDASELVRTLRQPLPTLFVDQGTRDKFLTEQLRPELFQQACAAAGQPLTLRMQEGYDHSYHFVSTFMEDHLRHHAAALNG; translated from the coding sequence GTGACAGTGCCGCTGACGCTCATATCGGAGCACCGCAGCTTCGGGGGCACGGTGGCCTTCTACCGCCACGCCTCCGAGGCGTGTGGTGGGGAGATGCGCTTCGGCGTCTACGTGCCTCCCCAGGCGGCCAAGGGCCCGGTGCCGGTGCTCTACTACCTGGCGGGCCTCACCTGCACGGAGGAGACGTTCCTGGCCAAGGGAGGCGCTCAGCGGATGGCCTCGGAGCTGGGGCTGATGCTGGTGGCTCCGGACACCAGCCCCCGTGGAGCCGGATTCCCGGGCGAGGATGCCTCGTGGGACTTCGGCGTGGGCGCGGGCTTCTACCTGGATGCCACGCAGGCGCCGTGGTCCTCGCGCTACCGCATGTTCACGTACGTGACCCGGGAGTTGCCGGCGCTGGTGGCCGCGCACCTGCCCGCGCGCGCGGACCGGGAGGGCATCTTCGGCCACTCCATGGGGGGCCACGGAGCGCTCATCTGCGCGCTGCGCCAGCCCGGGCGCTATCGCTCGGTATCGGCCTTCGCTCCCATTGGCGCGCCCATGCAGTGCCCTTGGGGACAGAAGGCGTTCGGCGGCTACCTGGGACCGGACACGCAAACCTGGAGGGAGTGGGATGCCAGCGAGCTGGTGCGCACGCTGCGCCAGCCCCTGCCCACGCTGTTCGTGGACCAGGGCACCCGGGACAAGTTCCTCACGGAGCAGCTTCGTCCGGAGCTGTTCCAACAAGCGTGCGCGGCGGCGGGGCAGCCGCTCACGCTGCGGATGCAGGAGGGGTACGACCACAGCTACCACTTCGTCTCCACCTTCATGGAGGACCACCTGCGCCACCACGCGGCGGCGCTAAACGGCTAA
- a CDS encoding S-(hydroxymethyl)glutathione dehydrogenase/class III alcohol dehydrogenase — protein MDVRAAVAFEAGKPLRIETVHLEGPRAGEVLVELKATGVCHTDDYTLSGKDPEGLFPAILGHEGAGVVVDVGPGVTSVKKGDHVIPLYTPECRQCEYCLSRKTNLCQAIRETQGKGLMPDGTSRFRIGKQPIHHYMGTSTFAQFTVLPEIAVAKIREDAPFEKVCYIGCGVTTGIGAVIHTAKVEPGSKVVVFGLGGIGLNVVQGARLVGADMIVGVDINPGRKELAEKLGMTHFVNPREVEGDLVKYLVSLTKGGADYSFECVGNVQLMRQALECCHKGWGESIIIGVAAAGQEINTRPFQLVTGRVWKGSAFGGARGRTDVPRIVDWYMEGKIQIDPLITHTVPLEGIHDAFEMMHRGESIRTVVRYGT, from the coding sequence ATGGACGTTCGTGCAGCGGTCGCGTTCGAGGCGGGCAAGCCCTTGCGCATCGAGACGGTGCATCTCGAGGGCCCCCGGGCCGGAGAGGTGCTCGTGGAGCTGAAGGCCACCGGCGTCTGCCACACGGACGACTACACGCTCTCCGGCAAGGACCCCGAGGGGCTCTTCCCCGCCATCCTCGGCCATGAGGGCGCGGGCGTGGTGGTGGACGTGGGCCCGGGCGTCACCTCGGTGAAGAAGGGGGACCACGTCATCCCCCTGTACACGCCCGAGTGCCGGCAGTGTGAGTACTGCCTGTCTCGCAAGACGAACCTCTGTCAGGCCATCCGCGAGACGCAGGGCAAGGGGCTCATGCCGGACGGCACCAGCCGGTTCCGGATCGGCAAGCAGCCCATCCACCACTACATGGGCACCTCCACCTTCGCCCAGTTCACGGTGCTGCCGGAGATCGCCGTGGCGAAGATCCGCGAGGACGCACCCTTCGAGAAGGTCTGTTACATCGGCTGCGGAGTCACCACGGGCATCGGCGCCGTCATCCACACCGCGAAGGTGGAGCCCGGCAGCAAGGTGGTGGTGTTCGGCCTGGGTGGCATCGGGCTCAACGTCGTGCAGGGCGCTCGGCTGGTGGGCGCGGACATGATCGTCGGGGTGGACATCAACCCTGGGCGGAAAGAGCTGGCCGAGAAGTTGGGCATGACCCACTTCGTGAACCCCCGCGAGGTGGAGGGCGATCTGGTGAAGTACCTGGTCAGCCTCACCAAGGGCGGCGCGGACTACAGCTTCGAGTGCGTCGGCAATGTGCAGCTGATGCGCCAGGCGCTGGAGTGCTGCCACAAGGGTTGGGGCGAGAGCATCATCATCGGCGTGGCGGCCGCGGGGCAGGAGATCAACACCCGTCCGTTCCAGCTCGTCACCGGGCGCGTGTGGAAGGGCTCGGCCTTCGGCGGAGCGCGGGGCCGCACGGACGTGCCGCGCATCGTGGACTGGTACATGGAGGGGAAGATCCAGATCGACCCGCTCATCACCCACACGGTGCCGCTGGAGGGCATCCACGACGCCTTCGAGATGATGCACCGGGGCGAGTCCATCCGCACGGTGGTGAGGTACGGGACGTGA
- a CDS encoding TauD/TfdA family dioxygenase, with protein sequence MPITRLEPYDDFLRIHFASGESPHHADFHWFWLRHNSELDRHPLTHERIVDSSELPLDLQPRHVRISESADALDIDWGDRSDGQASRYTAAWLLHHAYATDRAPWPAPPSDTASVTVDFANLEEPLGPKALRTLARTGILVVRGFGLDTEALIDTLSRQGLSVIETHFGRIEDLRTDNTTNQNTDQLGYTDSAIQLHTDQPFLDRPPRYQLLHCQRPADTGGGNAVVDALAAAHYLADLDRPAFELLRSVPVTFHRQQKSFERVLVSPILDFDAPGGFRIRYSYFTLAPHRRPFAEMEAWYRAYNRFARLVRDERHQYRFLLQAGDFLIYDNWRMLHARTQFTGARWVRGVYFDTPAPAPAPL encoded by the coding sequence ATGCCCATCACCCGCCTTGAGCCGTATGACGATTTTCTGCGCATCCACTTCGCCTCCGGAGAGAGCCCCCACCACGCCGACTTCCACTGGTTCTGGCTGCGACACAACTCCGAGCTCGACCGGCACCCGCTCACGCACGAGCGCATCGTCGACTCGTCCGAGCTCCCGCTCGATCTCCAGCCCCGTCACGTACGCATCTCCGAGAGCGCCGATGCGCTCGATATCGACTGGGGCGACCGTTCCGACGGGCAGGCGAGCCGCTACACCGCGGCCTGGCTCCTCCACCACGCCTACGCGACCGACCGCGCGCCCTGGCCCGCGCCTCCTTCCGACACCGCAAGCGTCACCGTCGACTTCGCGAACCTCGAGGAGCCCCTCGGCCCCAAGGCCCTGCGGACCCTCGCGCGCACCGGCATCCTCGTGGTGCGCGGCTTTGGCCTCGACACCGAGGCCCTCATCGACACCTTGAGCCGCCAGGGGCTCTCCGTCATCGAGACCCACTTCGGGCGCATCGAGGATCTGCGCACCGACAACACGACGAACCAGAACACCGACCAGCTCGGCTACACCGACAGCGCCATTCAGCTGCACACGGATCAGCCCTTCCTCGACCGGCCGCCGCGCTACCAGCTGCTCCACTGCCAGCGGCCCGCGGACACGGGCGGTGGCAATGCCGTGGTGGATGCGCTCGCCGCTGCCCACTACCTCGCCGATCTCGACCGGCCGGCCTTCGAGCTCCTGCGCTCGGTGCCGGTGACGTTCCACCGGCAGCAGAAGTCCTTCGAGCGGGTGCTCGTCTCCCCCATCCTCGACTTCGACGCGCCGGGAGGCTTCCGCATCCGCTACAGCTACTTCACGCTCGCGCCCCATCGGCGGCCGTTCGCCGAGATGGAGGCGTGGTACCGGGCCTACAACCGCTTCGCGCGGCTGGTGCGGGATGAGCGCCACCAGTACCGCTTCCTCCTCCAGGCCGGTGACTTCCTCATCTATGACAACTGGCGGATGCTCCACGCGCGCACGCAGTTCACCGGCGCGCGCTGGGTGCGGGGCGTGTACTTCGATACCCCCGCCCCTGCCCCCGCGCCTCTATAG